The nucleotide sequence CCTATACTTTCCGCGTGGAAGGCCACGGTCTGACTTTGGAGGAGCACCATGGAAGCCTGCCATTGCGCTCACGTCAGCTGGAAGGCTGAAATGCTCAAAGTAGGGGAGCTTATTGGTGAGCACATCGGAGATTCACATGCCGTTTCCTCATTTTGACGCGATCTTGCAGCAGGTAGCGCCGCTCGACGACATTCCGGTGGCGGTGGTGGATGCCGGCCAACGGGAAGTATTGGAAGCGGCCTGTGCCGCCAGGGCACAAAGCATCATCGAGCCCATTCTGTTGGGTAGCGCGCACAGATCCGTGCATTGCTGGAGAATCTGCGACAGGAGACTGGTAACTGTCCATCGTTTCGCATTATTGACGTCCCCCAAGCAGTGAGGCGGGCAGCGGAAGAGGCGGTACAGATGGTCGAACGCGGCGAAGCGGCGGCCATCATGAAAGGCCACATCCACAGCGATGCCTTTCTCCATCCCATCCTCGCCAAACTGCGCACCGATCGCCGTTTGTGTCCCACATCTTTGTCGCCGAGCTGGAAAAGCTACACACAAACCCTTGCTCATCACCAGATGCGGCGATCAACATCAGCCCGGACCTACTCAGCAAGGCAGCGATTCTGCAAAACGCAATCGATCTCGCCCGGATCCTCGGTGTCGAGCAGCCCAAGGCAGCGGCGTTGTCCGCAGTGGAGACGGTGAATCCCGCCATCGCTTCCACCGTCGATGCCGCCTGCCTGGCCAAAATGGCAGAGCGTGGGCAGATCCAGCACGCCATCGTCGATGGGGCCCCTGGGCCTTCGATAATGCCATCTCCGCCCATTCAGCCGAGGTCAAAGGAATCTCTAGTCCGGTCGCTGGCGAGGTGGATATCCTGCTCGTGCCGGATCTGGTTTCCGGCAACATCCTCGCCAAGGATCTGGAATATCTGGCCCATGCCAGCCTGGCGGGCATTGTCATGGGGCCAAGGTGCCGATCATCCTCACCTCACGTGCCGATCCCCGCGCGCACGCCTGGTTTCCGCCGCCCTGGCCGCCTCCTGCACTATGCGAGAAGTCCAAATGAGCCCGCAAAACGCCGAGTGCCATCCCTGTCAACATCGTCACCCTGACCCTGAATCCGGCGGTGGACGTCAGCTATGAATTTGCGCAGTTGCTCCCCGATCAAAAAACCCATGCCAGCAGTACGCTTCGATCCTCGGTGGTAATGGCATCAACGTTTGCGCGTGCCTTGAAAGAGCTCTTCGGCTCTGTGCGCACAGTTGCTGCGTGGTCGCCGGACATGTGGGCCGCCTCCGCAACGTTGTTGCGCCACAGCCTGGACGATCCCACTGTGTGGAAGTGATCGGCGAAACGCGGATCAATGCCACCCTACTGCAACAAGACCCCGCGGTGCAGTACGAGGTGACGGGACAGGGTCCGCTGCTTTCCTCCTTGGTTCTCGAAGAGGTGCGCAGCAAGGTCTGCAGTCTGGCCGACATTGGCATTGCCGTGCTCACCGGTTCCTGCCACCCCGGCGTGCCGGCGGATTTTTTATGCGCAGCTCATCGAACAGCTGCGGCAGCAAAGGGCCAGGGTCATCCTCGACGCCAACGGCGAAGCCCTGCAACGGGGCATCGCCGCCAAACCGTTTCTGATCAAGCCCAACGCCCATGAATTGCGCCAACTTAGCGGCAAAAGTCTGAGCACTCGCGAGGAGATGATCGCCGCGGCCCGCCAGGTACAACAACAGGGCATCGATTACGTCTGTGTCTCCCTTGTGGCGAGGGCGCCCTGCTCATCGGCTCCGAGCAGAGCTTCTTCGCCAATGCGCCACGCATCCAAATCCGCTCCCACCGTTGGCGCTGGCGATTCAATGGTCGCCGGGCTGGTAGCGGCTTTCGCGCAAGGCAACGTCCGGAGGAAGCCCTGCGCCTTGCCGTCGCCTGCGGTAGTGCGACGGCGGCACAGCCGGGCACCAGCATTTTTCACCACACAACGATCTAGACCCACTTCTGCGGCAGATCGAGGTGGAGATCTCGTACCCTGAAAGGAGAACGCCATGCAACAGCAACGCAAAGCTCCCATTGGTATCAGCCGGGAGGCCAGCCGACGCTGGCACAGGAAAACTATGAAACGGATTACCCAAGGCTCCGGCCGATTGTTCCTGATGGCTGGTGACCAGAAGGTCGAACATCTGAATGATGATTTCGTGGGCGGTAACGTCGCCGCCGCGGACGCCGATCCAGAACATCTTTTTCGCATTGCCAGCCAGGCGCCCATTGGCTGCTTCGCCACCCAGCTCGGACTGGTGGCGCAGTATGGAGGGGACTACCCCGAGATTCCGTACCTGCTCAAGCTCAACAGCAAGACCCATCTGCTTTCCGGCGCCGAACACGATCCCCGCAGTCGTCAGTGGCAAAGCATGGCGCAGGTCAAGGAGTTCATGCAGCATGCCGGGGTGACGATCGTGGGTGTGTGGCTACACCATCTATCCTGGCTCGGAATTTGAAGCGGAAATGTTGACGGAGGCCGCGCAACTCATCCACGATGCCCATAGCCTCGGTCTGTTGGCGGTGATCTGGGCCTATCCGCGCGGAAGAGCGGTGGGTAAACGGGAACACGATCCACATCTGATTGCCGGGGCCGCTGGGCTGGTCGCCTGCCTGGGTGCGGATTTCGTCAAGGTCAACCCACCACTGAATGCCCAAGGTGAGGCCGAGGCCAAGCTATTGGGCGAGCGGTTGCCGCCGCCGGACGCACGCAGCTGGTCTGTGCCGGGGGCTCGGAAGTCAGCAGTGCGGACTTCGTCCGCCGTCTGGACGAGCAACTGCGCGACGGGCACACGGCGGGCTGTGCCACTGGCCGCAATGTCCACCAACGCAGTCAACCAGAAGCTGTCGCCCTGTGCCGGGCCATTCACAGCTTGGTGGTCGAGGATCGCGGCCTGGACCATGCCTTGGCATTGTTGCACGAGGGCTGAGCGCGCATGGGTCATCTGCCGCGCCAGAAAAGCAAGATCGTCTGTACCATCGGTCCGGCCTCTGATCGCGTCACCGTCCTCGAGGCCATGCTGCGGGCCGGCATGGACGTCGCACGCATCAATCTCGCCCATGGCAGCATCCCCGAGCATGCCCAACGCATCCAGCGCATCCGTAGCGCCAGCGCGCGGATCGGCAAACGGGTAGCCATCCTCGCGGATCTGCCGGGGCCCAAGATTCGCATCGGGGCATTGCCGCAGCCCCTCCAGCTCAAAAAAGGTCAACGTCTGCGTCTGGGGGCGGGACCCTACCACGAAGAGCAGGGGCAGGCCTATTTGCCTCTGGAATTGCCGGAACTCGCGCGTCCTTTGCGCAAGGGAGATGATGTCTTCCTGGCCGACGGCTTCCTGCATTTGCGCGTCGAAACAGAGGAACAGGGGATACTGCACTGCCGCGTTGTGGTGGGCGGCGAGTTGCGCTCCCACAAGGGCGTCAATCTGCCCGGCTTGCTGCTCGCCGGCACTGCGCTCACGCCGCACGACCAGGACTTGTTGCGCGCCATTCTGCCTCTGGAGGTGGATGGGATCAGCGTTTCCTTCGTCGAGTCGGCCGCCGAGCTGGAGCAGGCCCGTCGTATAGCCGCGCAACAGGGTCAGGAGCCGTTTCTGGTGGCCAAGATCGAGCGTCAGCGCGCCCTCCGCAATCTGCCAGAAATCCTCGCGGCTTGCGATGGGATTATGGTGGCGCGCGGCGATCTGGGGGTGGAGATCCCGATCCAGAGCATTGCCCGACAGCAGAAAGAACTCATTCACCGTGCCCGCGCTGCCGGCAAGGCAGTCATCACCGCCACACAGATGCTGGAGTCGATGGTCAACAACCCCCGTCCCACCCGCGCCGAGGTGAACGACGTCGCCAACGCCATCCTCGATGGCAGCGACGCCGTGATGCTCTCGGAGGAGTCGGCCATGGGCAACTATCCGCTCGAAAGCGTGCGCATGATGGCGCGCATCGCTGCCGACATCGAAGGCTCGGGCTTCAACGCCCGAGAGCTCAGCTGTCAAAAGAGTGAAAAGGCAGCCGTGGAAGCGGTGATCGCCTGCGACGTGCACGCGGCAACCGCAATGTTGAAGCCGCAGTTCATCGTCACCCCCACGGAAACCGGGGCTACCGCAGCGCGCATCGCGCGCCTGCGGCCGCCGACCTGGATCCTTGCCCCCAGCCGTCACCCGGCAACCTGTCAGCGTCTGTGTTTTTACTCGGGGGTCTACCCGATCTTACTCGACCCAGGCTCTGGCAGCTGGGAAAGCGCCATACGCCGCTGGCTGCTCGACAACGGCTGGCAACAGGGCCACATCATTCTCACTCAGGGTCCAAGCCAAGGTCACCCGGGTGGCACCAATAGATTGGAGATCATCGACCTCGCGGTATCCGATTCCCCCCCAAAGCAAGGAGACAATGATGGAGAGCCTGATTGAAGACATCACCGCTCGCGAAATTCTCGACTCGCGCGGCAACCCCACCGTCGAAGCGGAGGTCTTATTGACCGATGGCAGCCGCGGACGGGCCGCGGTGCCCTCGGGTGCCTCAACCGGCAGCCGCGAGGCCCTGGAGTTGCGCGACCAGGACCCCAAACGCTTTGCTGGCAAAGGGGTGCGGAAAGTCATCGAGCACATTGAAGAAGAGATCGCCCCCAATCTGATCGATCTGGACGCGAGCGCCCAAAAAATGATCGACGATACCCTGCTCGGCCTGGATGGGACTGCCAACAAATCTCGCCTGGGGGCCAATGCCCTGCTCGCCGTATCCCTGGCCTGCGCCCGCGCTGCCGCCGAGAGCAAGGATCTGCCCCTCTATGCCTATCTCGGTGGCCCTGCTGCCTCCCGCCTGCCGGTGCCCTGCCTCAACGTCCTCAACGGCGGCGTCCATGCCCACTGGCAGGGGGCGGATTTTCAGGAAACCATGCTGGTGCCTTTTGGCGCCGATTCTTTCCGCGAAGCCATCCGCTGGGGCGCGGAGGTCTATCACGCCCTGCAAAGTCTGCTTCTGGAAAGACACCTGAGCGTTGGCGTGGGCGACGAGGGCGGCTTTGCCCCGGCGGTGCAGTCTAACCACGAAACCCTGGATCTGCTCGTCGCTGCCATTGAAAAGGCCGGCTTCGTCCCGGGGAAGGATTGCGGCATCGCCATCGACCCGGCTTCTTCGGAATTTTATCGAGATGGCTTGTATCAGCTGCACACCGAAAAGCGTGCCATCAGCAGCGAAGAGATGATCGAATACTACAGCAAGCTGGTGGATGACTATCCCATCGTGCTGTTGGAGGATGGCCTGGCCGAGGACGATTGGGATTCCTGGAAACAACTCAACGCGCGGCTGGGCAGTCGCATCGAGCTGGTGGGCGACGATATCTTCTGCACCAACCCGGAGATCATCGCCCGCGGGATCAGGGACAACATCGCCAATTCCGTGCTCATCAAGCTCAATCAGATCGGCACCGTCAGCGAGACCTTCGCTGCCGCGCGACTGGCCCAGTTCCACGGTTGGGGGGCCTTCGTTTCGCATCGCTCCGGGGAAACCACCGACGATTTCATTGCCGACCTCACCGTGGCCCTGGACAGCGGTCACATCAAATCCGGTGCACCCTGCCGCGGCGAGCGCGTCGCCAAGTATAACCAGCTCCTGCGCATCGAAGAAGAATTGGGCACTGCCGCCACCTACGCTGGCGCCCAGGCCTTCGTCCGTCCGGCCATCCGCTGACAACGCGGCCGCTTAGCGCCTCAGAAGAGGCTACGGGCGGCCTTGCCAATGCCCTCGGCGGACATAGGATGCTGGTCGGCAAAACGGGCGAGATCATAGGCCGTCGCCCCCAGGCTTAGCGCCGTTCCCATCTGCCCAATAAGGCTACCGGCATCGATGCCGACGATCCAGCCCCCCAGCAGGCGCAGGGAGGAAGGCTCGAAGAACAAGCGAATCTCTCCCTCCAGGCGCTCCAGGATCTGCGCCCGGGAGTCTTCGGCGAAATCATAGCGGCCCACCAATAGCTCGCGTCCTTCGGCCTTGGCTGGGGTAACGCCGATATAGGCCGCGGCCGGGAGGGTGAAGATCGTCGTTGGCACGTTGTAGAAGTCCGCGTAATCGAGGGGCTGATTGCCGCCCAGGATATTATGGGCGGCAACCAGAGATTGCCGTACCGCTGCATGAAAGAGCGGCACCCGACCATTGACGTCACCGGCGGCGTAGATATGCGGATAGCGGGTCTGCAGGGAAGGCCCAACGCGGATGCCGTGTCGGTCAAATTCGATACCGATCCCTTCGCAACCCTCGGGAATCACTGGGGAACGCCCCACCGCAAGCAGCACCGCCTCCGCCTCGGCACTTTCCTCCTGCCCGGACCGTTGCCAAACCACCCGACGCAGCGGACCTTGGGCCTCGATGCGCTGCACATCGACATCGGTCAGGATCCGCAGCGCCGCCGGCAACAACGGCTGGAGAAGGGCCACCATGCCCGGGTCCATGCCGTTCAGGATCTGTCCGCCCTTCTGCAAGAGCGTCACCTGGCTACCCAGCTCGGCAAAGAAAGACGCCGTTTCCAGGCCAATATAGCCGCCACCCACTACGATCAGGCGCTTGGGCAAATTGCGCAGGACGGGATCCGGTTTATAGAGATCATGACTGGTCAGACAATGCTCGGCCCCGGAATGGGAGGTACGAAAACGTCTGAACCGCTGGCAATCAGGATGTGATGGCACTGGATTTTCTCGCTACCGCGCTCATCATCGATCTGCACGGTATGGGGATCCAGAATGCGTGCCACCCCCTTGCGTAGCTCGATACCGGGTTGTGCAGCAAGCTCCTGTGCGTGCTGGGCATAGCGACGTTCCTGCACCCGGTCCTTGTGCTGCACGATGGCCGTATAGTCCGGCGCCAGCCGCTCAGCCAGCCCAAGCTGCGTACCAAAGCGCCCCAGCGCGCCAGCCAAAGACGCCATCTCCCGTACCGCCTTGGATGGCACACAGCCCTCATAGAGACAGTTGCCACTCATCACGCCTTTGGGGTCGACCATGAGTACCCGATGTCCAACCCGCGCCAGACGAAACGCCGCCGGATACGCCGCACCGCCGGCCCCAATACAAAGCAGATCCACCACTGTCTCACCCATATCTGACCTCCTGATCCAATTATATACTTGTCAGTATAGTTCGCCGCTGCGGATGGGCGAATGGTCTACAATGAGGTAGCGGAGCCGGAGGACGCGCATGAATATCACCCCATCGTATGTCTTGCCCCAACTGCCGGAGGCACTGGACGGGCTCATCGAACTGGCCTTGGATCTGCGCTGGTCTTGGAGTTATCACAGCGACGTCCTCTGGGAGCAACTCGATGGAGAACTCTGGAGCCGGACCCGCAACCCCTGGTTGCTGCTGCAGAATCTGGATGCAGGCAAACTCGATGCCTTGGCCAGCAACGAGGCGTTCCTGGCTCAGCTGCAGACGCAATTGCAATACCACCGCCAGGAGAGCCGTCGGGAAAGCTGGTTTCAAAAAAATGTCCCCGCGGCACAGCTGCAACGCGTCGCCTATTTCAGCATGGAGTTCGGTCTCTCCGAGGCCCTACCCATCTATTCCGGGGGTCTCGGGATTCTGGCTGGCGACGTGCTGAAAACTGCGGGCGACCTGGGCGTACCCATGGTCGGCATCGGCATCCTCTGGCAGCAAGGCTATTTCCGGCAAAGTCTCGACGACTGTGGCCGCCAACTGGAGCTCTACCCCTACAACGATCCTACCCAACTTCCCGTTCTCCCGGTGCGCGATCGGGAAGGGCAGTGGCTTCGTATTGAATTGCCCTTTCCCGGTCGTACCGTCATCCTGCGTGCCTGGCAGGCCCAGGTCGGTACCGTCCCGCTCTATCTTCTGGACAGCAACGATCCCCTCAACAGCCCCGCCGACCGGGGTATTACCGCCGAACTCTATGGCGGTGGCCCAGAAATGCGTTTGCAGCAAGAGATCTGCCTGGGCGCGGGCGGTTGGCTGCTGCTGCGCCATCTCGGCATGGAGATAGAGATCTGTCATCTGAACGAAGGGCATGCCGCCTTCGCCATCCTGGCGCGCATCCATAGTCATATGCGCGATCATGGCAGCGACTTCCAGTGTGCCTTGAACGCCACCCGCGCCGGCAACGTCTTTACCACGCACACGCCAGTAGCGGCTGGCTTCGACCGCTTCGCGCCGGAACTCATCTCCCGCTATATCGAAGGCGCACCCAAGATCTTTGGCGTTGACCTGCAGCAGATCCTGGCGCTCGGCCGGGCCAATGCGGATGACCCCCGGGAGCCTTTCAACATGGCCTGGCTGGCCATCCACGGCAGCATCCACGTGAATGGCGTCAGTGCCTTGCACGGGAAAGTGAGCCAACATCTTTTTCAACCACTTTTTCCTCGTTGGCCGGCCGATGAAATCCCGGTATGCGGCATTACCAACGGCGTCCATGTTCCCTCCTGGGATAATGCTGAGGCCGATGCCCTATGGACAAAACACTGCGGCACTGAGCGCTGGCTGGGTGATTTACAGCAAATCGCTGTACACTTTCGCAACGTGAGCGATGCGGAAATCTGGCAACTGCGGGCACAAGGGCGCAAAGGACTCATCGAATTTGCCCGCAACCGCCTGCAACGACAGCTGGCCATGGCGCATCGTCCACAGACAGAAATCGATGCCGCCGCCCTCGTTCTCGACCCCAACACCCTGACCATCGGCTTTGCCCGCCGTTTCACCGCCTACAAGCGTCCCAATCTGCTGCTCAGTGATCCGGAACGCCTGTATCGCATCCTTAGTGATCTCCGTCATCCGGTGCAACTCCTGATCGCCGGTAAGGCGCACCCACGGGACGGTGACGGCAAGGCCATGATCCAGGAATGGACCCAGTTTCTCCGCCGCCATCCCGACCTCTTCCACAAGGTCGTCTTCATTGCCGACTACGATATGCTCGTGGCGGCACAACTGGTGCAAGGGGTGGATGTGTGGATCAATACGCCCCGACGCCCCTGGGAGGCCAGTGGCACCAGCGGCATGAAAGTTCTCGTCAATGGCGGTCTGAATTTTTCCGAACTGGACGGGTGGTGGGCAGAAGCCTATAGCGACGCGGTCGGCTGGGCCCTGGGCGACCGCCACGAACACGATGCCGATTTGGCCTGGGATCGGCAAGAGGCCGAACAGCTCTACCAGACCATTGAGCAAGAAATCGCTCCGCTTTTTTATCAAGGCCGTGACGAGAGCGGCTGTCCCTGCGCCTGGGTGGAAAAGATCCGCACCAGCATGGCAGAGCTCACTCCGCGCTTCAGCAGCCATCGCATGCTCCAGGAGTACGTCGAAGAACTCTACCTACCCGCCGCCAGGCGGCTGCGCCAACGTTCTTCACTGGAACAATTGCAGAGTATCTGCGCTTGGCAGAACCATCTGAAGGCGCATTGGCACGGCCTGCGTTTTGGCGAACTGCACGTTGAGGAAATCGGCGAGGAATATCAGTTCCAGATACATACGTACCTGGACGACATCCCCGCGGAAATGATCAAGGTAGAGTTGTTTGCCAATGGTCTCGAGGGAGCCGGCCCGGAACTGCATCCAATGCAGCGCTCCGAGACCCTCACTGGCGCCGTCAACAGCTACAATTATCGCTGCAACATCGCCAAGCGTCGTCCGGTTTCCGACTACACCCCACGGATCGTTGCGCAGCATCCGCTTTGTCAGGTGCCCCTCGAAAACAACGCGATTCTTTGGTACCGCTAAAGAAAAAGGATCCGGAACTTTTCCGGATCCTTTGGTTTGGTGGAGCTAAGCGGGATCGAACCGCTGACCTCTTGAATGCCATTCAAGCGCTCTCCCAGCTGAGCTATAGCCCCAATTTCTGGTCGGCGTACTATTCCAGAAGACGCCTCTCCTGTCAACCGCAGCCTATGAAGATCCTCGCAAAGCACAATAGAATGGACCCATGAAACATCTTTCCACCTCGCTCAATCGTTTGCTCGCTGAACTGGAACAACCCATCGTCTGCCTGGATCTGGAAACCACTGGCGGGCGCCCCCAGCAGGACCGCATTCTCGAAATCGGCATGGTGACCCTTACGCCTGGGCAAGAGCCGCAGCAATGGGCGCAGTTACTCAATCCCGGTTGCCCCGTTTCCCCCTACATCACGCAGTTGACGGGGATTCATCCCAATATGCTCCGCGATATGCCACGCTTTGAGGAAATCGCTGCAAGCCTGGCGCTCCGCTTAGAGGGGCACATCGTGGTCGCCCACAACGCACGCTTCGACCTCGCTTTTTTGCGCCAGTCCTTCCAGCGCGTTGAGATCCCTTTCCAAGCGAAGGCGATATGCAGCGTCAAACTCTCGCGGCGACTTTTCCCCCAAGAAACGCGACATGGTCTGGACGCCATCATCGATCGACTGGAAATCCCCTGCCGCAATCGTCATCGTGCCTTGGACGATGCGCGAGTCGTTGCGGAATTTCTCCGCCGCCTCGCCGACGAGCGTTTGCCCGAGGTCGTGCAAGCCTGCAAACTGCAATGGGAGCAGGAATGTCTACCTCCCAATCTGGATGCAGAATTCCTTCGCAGTATTCCCAATCGGCCGGGA is from Acidithiobacillus sp. AMEEHan and encodes:
- a CDS encoding PfkB family carbohydrate kinase is translated as MLDANGEALQRGIAAKPFLIKPNAHELRQLSGKSLSTREEMIAAARQVQQQGIDYVCVSLVARAPCSSAPSRASSPMRHASKSAPTVGAGDSMVAGLVAAFAQGNVRRKPCALPSPAVVRRRHSRAPAFFTTQRSRPTSAADRGGDLVP
- the glgP gene encoding alpha-glucan family phosphorylase — translated: MNITPSYVLPQLPEALDGLIELALDLRWSWSYHSDVLWEQLDGELWSRTRNPWLLLQNLDAGKLDALASNEAFLAQLQTQLQYHRQESRRESWFQKNVPAAQLQRVAYFSMEFGLSEALPIYSGGLGILAGDVLKTAGDLGVPMVGIGILWQQGYFRQSLDDCGRQLELYPYNDPTQLPVLPVRDREGQWLRIELPFPGRTVILRAWQAQVGTVPLYLLDSNDPLNSPADRGITAELYGGGPEMRLQQEICLGAGGWLLLRHLGMEIEICHLNEGHAAFAILARIHSHMRDHGSDFQCALNATRAGNVFTTHTPVAAGFDRFAPELISRYIEGAPKIFGVDLQQILALGRANADDPREPFNMAWLAIHGSIHVNGVSALHGKVSQHLFQPLFPRWPADEIPVCGITNGVHVPSWDNAEADALWTKHCGTERWLGDLQQIAVHFRNVSDAEIWQLRAQGRKGLIEFARNRLQRQLAMAHRPQTEIDAAALVLDPNTLTIGFARRFTAYKRPNLLLSDPERLYRILSDLRHPVQLLIAGKAHPRDGDGKAMIQEWTQFLRRHPDLFHKVVFIADYDMLVAAQLVQGVDVWINTPRRPWEASGTSGMKVLVNGGLNFSELDGWWAEAYSDAVGWALGDRHEHDADLAWDRQEAEQLYQTIEQEIAPLFYQGRDESGCPCAWVEKIRTSMAELTPRFSSHRMLQEYVEELYLPAARRLRQRSSLEQLQSICAWQNHLKAHWHGLRFGELHVEEIGEEYQFQIHTYLDDIPAEMIKVELFANGLEGAGPELHPMQRSETLTGAVNSYNYRCNIAKRRPVSDYTPRIVAQHPLCQVPLENNAILWYR
- the pyk gene encoding pyruvate kinase, with the translated sequence MGHLPRQKSKIVCTIGPASDRVTVLEAMLRAGMDVARINLAHGSIPEHAQRIQRIRSASARIGKRVAILADLPGPKIRIGALPQPLQLKKGQRLRLGAGPYHEEQGQAYLPLELPELARPLRKGDDVFLADGFLHLRVETEEQGILHCRVVVGGELRSHKGVNLPGLLLAGTALTPHDQDLLRAILPLEVDGISVSFVESAAELEQARRIAAQQGQEPFLVAKIERQRALRNLPEILAACDGIMVARGDLGVEIPIQSIARQQKELIHRARAAGKAVITATQMLESMVNNPRPTRAEVNDVANAILDGSDAVMLSEESAMGNYPLESVRMMARIAADIEGSGFNARELSCQKSEKAAVEAVIACDVHAATAMLKPQFIVTPTETGATAARIARLRPPTWILAPSRHPATCQRLCFYSGVYPILLDPGSGSWESAIRRWLLDNGWQQGHIILTQGPSQGHPGGTNRLEIIDLAVSDSPPKQGDNDGEPD
- the eno gene encoding phosphopyruvate hydratase, which encodes MESLIEDITAREILDSRGNPTVEAEVLLTDGSRGRAAVPSGASTGSREALELRDQDPKRFAGKGVRKVIEHIEEEIAPNLIDLDASAQKMIDDTLLGLDGTANKSRLGANALLAVSLACARAAAESKDLPLYAYLGGPAASRLPVPCLNVLNGGVHAHWQGADFQETMLVPFGADSFREAIRWGAEVYHALQSLLLERHLSVGVGDEGGFAPAVQSNHETLDLLVAAIEKAGFVPGKDCGIAIDPASSEFYRDGLYQLHTEKRAISSEEMIEYYSKLVDDYPIVLLEDGLAEDDWDSWKQLNARLGSRIELVGDDIFCTNPEIIARGIRDNIANSVLIKLNQIGTVSETFAAARLAQFHGWGAFVSHRSGETTDDFIADLTVALDSGHIKSGAPCRGERVAKYNQLLRIEEELGTAATYAGAQAFVRPAIR